Genomic DNA from candidate division WOR-3 bacterium:
TATTCATTCCTATGTTTTTCTCAAGCGCAAGTTTTGCAGTTGAACCTATCAAAAGTATTCCTTCCTCAAAGAGTTCTGTTTTTCCTTCTCTTTCAATAATTTCTTCTTTATTAAGATCACATATTACAATTCCTTTTAAATTATTAATTTCTTTTTTCAATTTTTCAATTAATTCCTTCATAATTTTTTCTTTAATGTTTCATATTTTTTTCTTGCAAGGATTTTACCAAATATTTCTTCAAGTTTTCCCAAAAATATCTCATCAAGTTTTCTTTTTATTTCCTCTATATCTTTAAAGGATAGATTAATATTTTCAGATATTTTAAATTCCTTTTTAAAGTTTATTGAATTTCCTATTTCAGGATTTGTTTTTTTAATTGTTTCAATTATAAATTCACTTTGTTTATTAATTTCACTTTCTATTTCTCCCGACAATTCTTTTAACCATTCATTTAGAAATTTTGTTAAATTTTCTCTTGCTTTTTTACTTTCTTCAGGATCAACAATAAGCCCCTTTTCTTTTAGATAAACTAAGCTTTTATAACTTTCAAGCAAACCAAGAGAACTTTGCTCAATTATTTCCCTTAAAGTTTTTTTCCCGTCCATTAATGTTAGTATTTTCCAATCAGTTTTTCTGAGTGTAAGTTCTGGAGAAGGAGATTTATCACTTTTTACCATACGAGTATCAAGATCTGGCAATTTTTCTTTTAAACCCCTTATTTCGTAACTTCTTTTTTCAATTTCATCCTTTAATACTGTAAAAGGTGCTGATATTGTTTTTTTATCTGAAAGTAGAGAAGGGAGAAATATTAATTTACCTTCAATAAATTGAGCCATTTCATAAAGGGCATCAATACCCTCCTTATTACTAAAATAGGAGTGCACACATCTTCCTTCTTCTAAAAATATTTCTCCTTTTTTATCCCTGTAAGATATCTCTATCTTGCCTGTTTTTTTAAATTTTTCCATTAATTGTAAAATTTCACTTAATGAAAAATATTTTAAATCACACTCTAATGCCTTTTCCATATTTTAAGAATATGTAAAAAACCTTTAAAAAATCAAATTTTTATTTCATGAAATAAAAACGGGATAATTACTTTTTTATCCGTATTATTTTGGAAGTATTTTTTTAATTTTTTTCTATCCATAACAGGATAAAGATGAATTAAGTATGTTTTATGAGGATAAATATCATTTATTAATTTTAAAACTTTTTGAGGATTCATGTGGTTTTCAATATCAATGGGTACAGAGCATTCTGTTATTAAAATATCAACTTTTTTCATAATATCCCTATAGGTTTTATCATAATCAGTATCACCTGTATAAACAATTTTTTTACCCTTTAAATTTAAAATATAGCCAATACTCTCAGCCCTGTGTTTTGTTTTGAAAGTTTCTATTTTTATGTTTTTAAATTTAAATTCTTTTCCGGGTTTTAATTCCTCAATTTTTAATTTATAGCTTTTGGGTTCAAGTTGTTTTTCAAATAATTTAAAAATATCTTCCATTAATCCTTTAAATCCAGATGGTCCAAAAAGAAAAAATTCTTTTTTCCTTGGGTCTGCTTCGTACCTGAAGGCAAATAAAAGAGGAATAATACCTATTATGTGGTCTATATGAAAATGGGTGAGGAAAATTGCATCTATATCATTTATCCTTATATTTTTTCTTATAAGATTTTTCATTATTCCTTCACCAAAATCAAAAATAATTTTTGTATTTTTATATTCAACAAATAAAGAACTTGGAGAGTTATTTTTTTCTGGAATACCCGTTCCAGTTCCAAGAAATATTATTCTCATTTATTTATGATACTTGAATACCTTATTATTTTTAAACTATGAATAAAATAGTTGATTTAAGAAGCGATACTGTAACAAAACCAACCCCTGAAATGTATGAGGCAATTAAGAATGCTCCACTTGGAGATGATGTTTTATCAGATGACCCCACAGTTAAGGAACTTGAAAAACTTGCAGCAGAGAAAACAGGTTTTGAATCCGCTCTTTTTGTCCCTTCAGGCACAATGGGAAATGCTATAGCCTGTAAGGTATGGACAAAGGAAGGAAGTGAGGTAATATTAGAGGAAATGTGCCACATATATAACTTTGAAGTGGCTCATCTTGCTGAAATTTCAAGAGTTCTTCCAAGACCTTTAAAAAGCAAAAGAGGCTACATTGATCCTGATGATATTAAAAGAAACATAAAAAAGGAAGGATTGCATACACCTGGAACTTCCCTTATCTGTCTTGAAAATACCCATAACTACTGGGGTGGAAAGGTTTTGACCCCTGAGTATTTAGAAGAAGTAAAGGAAATTGCTGAAAATTATAAAATACCCGTCCACCTTGATGGTGCAAGAATCTTTAATGCGGCAGTTTTTTTAAAAAGGGATGTTAAGGAATTTACTAAATATATTGATTCCTTGATGTTCTGTCTTTCTAAGGGTCTTTCCTGTCCCATTGGTTCTGTCCTCTGTGGTAGTAAGGAATTTATAGAAAAGGCAAGGAGAGTAAGAAAACTTTTAGGTGGTGGAATGAGGCAGGTGGGAATAATTGCTGCTTGTGGAATAGTTGCCTTAAATAAAATGATAGATAGACTTGAAGAAGACCATAAAAATGCAAAAAAGCTTGCTGAAGGTCTTGCAGAAATATCCTGGATAAAGATAAATCCAGAAGATGTTGAAACC
This window encodes:
- a CDS encoding ribonuclease Z, which codes for MRIIFLGTGTGIPEKNNSPSSLFVEYKNTKIIFDFGEGIMKNLIRKNIRINDIDAIFLTHFHIDHIIGIIPLLFAFRYEADPRKKEFFLFGPSGFKGLMEDIFKLFEKQLEPKSYKLKIEELKPGKEFKFKNIKIETFKTKHRAESIGYILNLKGKKIVYTGDTDYDKTYRDIMKKVDILITECSVPIDIENHMNPQKVLKLINDIYPHKTYLIHLYPVMDRKKLKKYFQNNTDKKVIIPFLFHEIKI
- a CDS encoding DUF4388 domain-containing protein encodes the protein MEKALECDLKYFSLSEILQLMEKFKKTGKIEISYRDKKGEIFLEEGRCVHSYFSNKEGIDALYEMAQFIEGKLIFLPSLLSDKKTISAPFTVLKDEIEKRSYEIRGLKEKLPDLDTRMVKSDKSPSPELTLRKTDWKILTLMDGKKTLREIIEQSSLGLLESYKSLVYLKEKGLIVDPEESKKARENLTKFLNEWLKELSGEIESEINKQSEFIIETIKKTNPEIGNSINFKKEFKISENINLSFKDIEEIKRKLDEIFLGKLEEIFGKILARKKYETLKKKL
- a CDS encoding GntG family PLP-dependent aldolase codes for the protein MNKIVDLRSDTVTKPTPEMYEAIKNAPLGDDVLSDDPTVKELEKLAAEKTGFESALFVPSGTMGNAIACKVWTKEGSEVILEEMCHIYNFEVAHLAEISRVLPRPLKSKRGYIDPDDIKRNIKKEGLHTPGTSLICLENTHNYWGGKVLTPEYLEEVKEIAENYKIPVHLDGARIFNAAVFLKRDVKEFTKYIDSLMFCLSKGLSCPIGSVLCGSKEFIEKARRVRKLLGGGMRQVGIIAACGIVALNKMIDRLEEDHKNAKKLAEGLAEISWIKINPEDVETNIVIVNTERNEEEICKRMREKGVLALPFGKNRIRFVTHKDVSSSDIEYALSVIRSI